TCTAACACCAGAGCCCTTTTCTATACTCGGCTTACAGAAAATAAAAGAGTTCTGTTCAACAATTGCAAACGACTTAGATGTGTTGGGTATAGTGTTTTCATTTTGGGATGAAAGAAACTCAACAAATTCTATGTACACTGATATTATAGAAACAATTTACGAAGGGAAAATCTTATCTAGTAAAGTGCGTAGAGATATTACTGTCAGTAGATCTTTATTAAAAGAGACCTCAGTAATAAATGCTTACCCAAACTCCAGGGCGTCTCAGGATATTTTAAACTTAACTAAAGAAATAGAAAACAAACTGTTCTTTAACCAAAAACTAGTTCAGGAAACTCTGTGAGTAAATTAATTAAAGAAGCGTCTGCATTTTTTCAAAAAAATCAGGAAAACACGGTAAAAGAATTCCACAAAAAAGAATTTGCTATGGATGTTTTCTCGATTTCTCTAAGCGAAGATGAGAAAGAAAAAATAGAAAACTTAATTGTTAGCCAACACGGAAATTTCGATGATGAATGTAGTCATGGATTAGCTTCTATTAAACTATTAACAGGGCAGATCAAGTCTATACAAAAACAACATGTTCTTTTAATCGGAGAAAAAATTTATAAAGTTAGAGAGATTTTAAGAGCTATGAATTCACCTGATACAACATTTTCAGCGTGGATAAATCTTGTTTTTCACACCAAATCTTCTGCTTATAATGCTCTAGGATATTACGAGTTATTTATTAGTCTTCCAGACAAAGATACTAAATCTTTGTTTCAATCAATACCGTATAAAACAGCTTACTTATTAGCCTCTAGAAAAGGGTCTGTTAAAGATAAGGTTAAAGTCTTAGGCAAAATTGAGGGAATGTCAAATACTGCAGCTATAGATATCTTAAATAGGTTTTTACCTTCCTTGAGGGCTTCTCAAACAGAAAGATCGATAAACTTTGAAGATAAGAACAAAGAATTATCAGAAAAACTAATGGAAATTCTAAAAACGGTGTGTTCCGGTTTAGAATTATCAGAGTACAACAAGAATTTGCTACAACAGCTCTTCGAGAAGACTCTACAAGCTAATTCCAGATGCTGACCTTAATCAGCAGCAAATAAAAAGTATTAATATACTTTTTTAAGAATTTAAACCCACAAAACCCCGAGAGAAATTGCAACTTTAGGTGGTAGACTTTGCAACTTTAGGTGGTAGACTTTGCAACTTTAGGTGGTAGACTTTGCAACTTTAGGTGGTAGACTTTTGGTTAAAAAAAACTTAGACTGCGCAAGACTTGTACATTACAAAATATCGAGACTGAGTATGAGCGGTTTGAGTCACTATCATAAGAGTAGATTATTTCTAACAATTCTAGAAGCAGCTAATGTATGGTTGGCCACTTTATCTCCTATTACAAGAAAGAACTATGCTTCGGGAATCAAGTTTCTAGTTTCTAATAATATATTAGATGGTTCTATGAAGTTAGAAAGTTTAATCTGTTTCGATCATTGTGATGTTCTAAACAAGATAAAGTCTTTAACTTATACTTATACAGGTAAGACTGTTTCTGAAGCTTCAAAACAAGCTAGAGCAGCTTGTTATATCTCTTTTACTAAATTTCTTTATCGATTGACCAAAGGAGTTGTTAAGCAGGCATGCCCTTCTAGAGATTTCGGAAATTCTACATTTTATAAAATTAGAGACAAGGTTAAGACAGAGTTTATTTCTAAGAAAGAATGGTTGTTATTTTTCGATTCTTTAAAAAGAATTAGTTTTAGAGATTATCTGATAGGTAAATTAATCATTCAAGGCGTTAGGAAGTTAAGTGAAGTTATTTCCTTAAGAACTGAGGATTTGTCTTTTGCTCAGAATCAGGTCACCTTCAAAGTTAAAAAACGACAAAACAGATACCAAGAAGTTAAAGTAAGCTATCCTAATTTCTTAATGCAGGAATTACGATCTTATCTTGGAAATAGAGAGGGTTGGGTTTTTATTTCTAGAGAGGGGGAGCAGGTAGCAATTAATCAGGTGTATTATTATTTCAAATTGGCTGAGAGTGATATTAATTCACCTATTAAAGTTACACCCCATGTTTTAAGAGCTAGTGCTTTAGCTTATTTGAAAAAGATGGGTTTTGCTGATCAAGAAATAATGCGGATATCTTGTTTATCTTCGACTCAAATGCTATCAGCATACGATACAGGTATGACTGACAATTTAACATCGCAACTGCCTTTAATATTTTAATATAATTTTAATTATACAGAGAGGGGGGGTGTCGCGAGATTTAGTTAGATATTTTTATGACTAAATCAACGAAACTTTTTTCGATGCGTTTTCCGATGTTGTTGATTTGTCATAAGCGTATATCATTTTTGAAGACGAGTGGCCTGTCACTTTCATAATGTCAGAATCTGAACAACCCATTTTCTTGTACTCAGTTACTGCCGTGGCTCTTAAAACATGGGGCGTAACTTTAAATGGTATACGTGCTTTTACCCCAGCTTTTGCGAAAGTTCCAGCTAGTTGTTTTAAACCAACACTTTTTCCAGTTTTAGTTATAAAAACCAGTCCCAACCTATTTCCCACATAGTTTTGCATCAGTCTCATGAACCGTTGTGGATAAGTTATAATGGTTGTTTTGGACATACCTCTACTTTTACTTTGATCAAAAGATATAGTCCCATTTTCAAACGAAATCTTATCTACGGTAACAGATAAAGCTTCTGTTACGCGTTTTGCCCCTTGAAGAATAGTTTGAGCTATTAGCCAGTCTCTGTGATTAATTTTTTCTAAGGCTTTTAAAAACATAACCCGCTCAACCTCATTCATGGCATTTGTTTTGACTAAGTCTCTAATTTTATAGAATGTTTTATTAGATTCTTGGTGTGATGGTTGAGCTATAGAAATTAATCCAGACGTTGCTCGGTTTAGGAATTTTGTTAGAGATATGTAACATGCTGCACGCACTTGTTTCGTTCCTTCTGACCAAGGAATTATCTTCATAGGCACTTGTTTTATTGAGTCTAAGATAATGTTGTGGTTTAGCAGAGCAAATTCTTGTAAGGATATGTTCAAGGAAATCAA
The nucleotide sequence above comes from Chlamydia caviae GPIC. Encoded proteins:
- a CDS encoding site-specific integrase — protein: MHKSLDTVFGNKVYQSNLSHQELLSIRNERIWEGLRDIQLSEAIFIWLSSLNNHTARSYKGSVLALEKIGLISLNISLQEFALLNHNIILDSIKQVPMKIIPWSEGTKQVRAACYISLTKFLNRATSGLISIAQPSHQESNKTFYKIRDLVKTNAMNEVERVMFLKALEKINHRDWLIAQTILQGAKRVTEALSVTVDKISFENGTISFDQSKSRGMSKTTIITYPQRFMRLMQNYVGNRLGLVFITKTGKSVGLKQLAGTFAKAGVKARIPFKVTPHVLRATAVTEYKKMGCSDSDIMKVTGHSSSKMIYAYDKSTTSENASKKVSLI
- a CDS encoding CT583 family protein produces the protein MSKLIKEASAFFQKNQENTVKEFHKKEFAMDVFSISLSEDEKEKIENLIVSQHGNFDDECSHGLASIKLLTGQIKSIQKQHVLLIGEKIYKVREILRAMNSPDTTFSAWINLVFHTKSSAYNALGYYELFISLPDKDTKSLFQSIPYKTAYLLASRKGSVKDKVKVLGKIEGMSNTAAIDILNRFLPSLRASQTERSINFEDKNKELSEKLMEILKTVCSGLELSEYNKNLLQQLFEKTLQANSRC
- a CDS encoding tyrosine-type recombinase/integrase; the encoded protein is MSGLSHYHKSRLFLTILEAANVWLATLSPITRKNYASGIKFLVSNNILDGSMKLESLICFDHCDVLNKIKSLTYTYTGKTVSEASKQARAACYISFTKFLYRLTKGVVKQACPSRDFGNSTFYKIRDKVKTEFISKKEWLLFFDSLKRISFRDYLIGKLIIQGVRKLSEVISLRTEDLSFAQNQVTFKVKKRQNRYQEVKVSYPNFLMQELRSYLGNREGWVFISREGEQVAINQVYYYFKLAESDINSPIKVTPHVLRASALAYLKKMGFADQEIMRISCLSSTQMLSAYDTGMTDNLTSQLPLIF
- a CDS encoding ParA family protein is translated as MDLDPQANLTTGLGIQIRDEHSLNEILRSSNDVRQTIHKTKIENLDIIPSSVLVEDFRGLNKDVSLSVNHLCLALQSIQNQYDVCILDTPPSLGILTQEAFLASQYLVVCLTPEPFSILGLQKIKEFCSTIANDLDVLGIVFSFWDERNSTNSMYTDIIETIYEGKILSSKVRRDITVSRSLLKETSVINAYPNSRASQDILNLTKEIENKLFFNQKLVQETL